A region of the Myxococcus stipitatus DSM 14675 genome:
GCGAGGTGCGCGAACAGGCGCGCGGGCTCCTCGTAGGGGTGGCGGCGCTGGCCGTTGAGGCTCCCGGTGCCCGAGGAGCCCAGGCCCGCGAGTGGAGAGCACCACATGAGGTTGGGGCCACAGCCGCAGCCCTTCAGGATGCTCGGGTCGTAGTAGCCGCCGGAGGCGACGCCACAGTCCAGCGTCTTCCCGCTGGTGGCATCGACAATCTCCTGGATGTCGGAGCCCGCGAGGCCCAGCACCTGGACGGTGGTGCCGGGGGCCCACCAGGGCTCGACGGTGTGGACCTGGGGCACGGCGGGGTTGCCGGCCACGTCCTTGTCGGCACACTGCAGGCCCGGGTCCTTGTTCGGGCCGAACTCGTTGACGGAGTAGTAAGCGCCCGGGTGCAGGGAGTTGTCGGCGCACCGGTGCAGGTGGCCGGACATGTCGCCCTGGTAGGCATCCCCGCTGGCGCCCGTGGTGTAGGCGCCCACGGCAATCCACTCGTGGCCGAAGCGCAGCATCCGCTCGTAGAACTTCGGCGAGGCGAGCACCTCGTCGAGCGTCGAGCGGAGCAGCGCGGTCCGGGCCTCGGGGGAGGCTGCGGCGGCCATGGCCTCGTACTGCTCGAACGTCGGCGTCGACCCCGTGAGCCCGAGCACGATGCGGCGCAGCACGCGCGTGTCGCTCATCGCGTCCTTGGGGGGCTCCCCTGGTGTGGAGGGCTCGGGACGAGGCTCACATTGCTGCGCATGCGCGTCGGGAACGACAGGCCCGGACAGCGCGAACAGCACGGCCGCGAGGGCCGCGCTCTTCTGGTGCAGGTGCCAGTGCATACATGCGACAATAGCAGCAATTGAAACGACAAAGTACGGGGAGTGATGTCTGTCATTCCGCGAGAATGCGGGGTGGACTCCCCTCTACACCTCTTGGACTTCGGTGCCGCGAGCCCCCCGGGACGGGGCTCTGGGACAGAAGCAGGGGAGGGCCCGGAGGACCTCCCCCGCTCGTGCCGCCGCTACTTGAAGCAGAGAGTGGTTGTCGTCAGCACATCGGTCCGCTTGACGAGCTCGACTGTCTTGCAGGACTCCCCGGGGCCGCAGGAGTCATTGTTCTCACAGCGGCGGTGGCACTGACGGTCGCCCTTCTCCTCCTGGCAATAGAGGTTCCCATTCGAGGAGGGGGGGCCACAGACCTGGCTGACGTAGCACTCCTCCTGGGCATCGGCGCACGCGTCGGTGAAGGAGCAGGCGGCAAGGGAGGACCGGGGGGCGTCGTCGCCACAGCCGGGGGTGAACAAGAGGCAGAGCAGGCTCAACAGTCGCAGTCGCATCGGGTCCCAAGGGAAAAGGGGTTCCCCTGTATACGACGTCGGAGGCCGAAGCTGGCTCTGGGCTTCATCCGAGGGCCTCCGTGATATGCCTTGGACACGTTGGATGTCTGTCATTCCACGGCCAGGGGTTGCATGCGAACGCTCCAGATTCCCACCAGGGTGCAGCGGACCGCGTCCAGTCTCGGACCCGAGGGCGAGGCGTGGTTGGCGGGCCTGCCCGAGCGGGTCGCGCGACTCGAGGCGCGCTGGGCCATCACGGTCGGCGAGGTGCTCGAGGGAGGAAGCGCGGCGTTTGTCGCGAGGGCCCGGAGGACACCTGGCGAGGAGGTCGTCCTCAAGGTCGCGCTTCCGGACCCACGGCTCCCCGCCCAGGCCCGGGTGCTCGAGCTCGCGCGGGGGCAGGGCTACGCGCGATTGCTCCAGGTCGACCTCGCGGAGCATTCGCTCCTGCTCGAAGCGCTGGGCCCCACCCTGGAGCAGCTCGCGTTGCCCGTGGAGCGGCAGCTGGACCTCCTGTGCGAGCTGCTTGTCCGCGCCTGGGAGGTGCCGACCTGGGAGCCTCGGACGCGGGAGGTGGCGGAAGCGAAGGCGCGGGAGCTGCACACGCTGGTGAGCCGATGGTGGGTGCAATGCGGCCGCCCCTGCTCGGCGCGGGTGTTCGAACAGGCGCTGCGCTTCGCCGAGCACCGCGCCGCCCAGGCGGAGCCAGGGCGCCTGGTGGTGGCCCATGGCGACCCGCATCCCGCGAACGCGCTTCGCGTCCGCCCGCCGCGTGTTGATGCGGAGCCTGGCTTCCTCTTCATCGACCCGGACGGGCTTCACGTCGAGCCCGCGTATGACCTGGGCGTCGTCCTGCGCGACTGGTGCTCGGAGTTGCTCGCGGGAGACGCCATGGCGGTGGCGCGGACGTACTGCCAGCGCCTCGCGCGCAACACCGGCGTCGACGCGCAAGCCCTCTGGGAGTGGGGCTACCTCGAGCGTGTGTCGACGGGGCTCTACCTGTCGACGCAGGACAGGGAGCTCGGGCGTCCCTTCCTCGCGACGGCCGAGCTCCTCGTCGATTGACCTGGGAGGTCCGCGCTACGGGGTCGACGCAGCCGTCACCGGCCGGTGGGCATCGAGCGCCATGTAGATTTCGAACCACGTCAGATACGTGCGCCACGCCGGGTCGCGCTGGTCGAGCAGGGAGCGACGTGCCTGGCTCATGCGCCCCGGTGCGTCGAAGGGCATCGTCGCGCCGCCGTTCGAGTGCAGCTGCGCCGCGAACCACAGCACATCCAACTGGCCGGCATCGACCGGAGCATGCGTGCGCGCCATCAGCGAGTCCGCGTGCTCCAGCGCCTTGCCCAGCCACCGCGCCGCCTGCGCCGGGTCCTGCCGGTCCACCGCGTTCTCCGCCAGTCGCATCTCCGCCAGCGTCACGGCGCGGATGTCCTCATCCCGGTCCAGCTGGTCGAACTGGTCCAGGAACAACGCTCGCCGTTGCTCGAGCGCCCGTGCGGC
Encoded here:
- a CDS encoding aminoglycoside phosphotransferase family protein; the protein is MRTLQIPTRVQRTASSLGPEGEAWLAGLPERVARLEARWAITVGEVLEGGSAAFVARARRTPGEEVVLKVALPDPRLPAQARVLELARGQGYARLLQVDLAEHSLLLEALGPTLEQLALPVERQLDLLCELLVRAWEVPTWEPRTREVAEAKARELHTLVSRWWVQCGRPCSARVFEQALRFAEHRAAQAEPGRLVVAHGDPHPANALRVRPPRVDAEPGFLFIDPDGLHVEPAYDLGVVLRDWCSELLAGDAMAVARTYCQRLARNTGVDAQALWEWGYLERVSTGLYLSTQDRELGRPFLATAELLVD